The following coding sequences are from one Caballeronia sp. SBC1 window:
- a CDS encoding universal stress protein: MTRQFQCSLRCQILSGLFISYPIHQYYRLLVLVTGFDVLSAVNFERDEQAAREILQEGVNQIREWDVTATGHFATGNPVDQIPRFANSLKIDLIVIGHHPEGFLRAGGPEKTMLCCWTVCCAGFSSRWPEEIVDSTGQ, from the coding sequence TTGACTCGACAGTTCCAGTGTTCGCTGCGGTGCCAGATCTTAAGCGGGTTGTTTATTAGCTATCCTATTCATCAATATTATCGACTGCTCGTATTGGTCACGGGGTTTGATGTCTTGTCCGCGGTCAACTTCGAACGCGACGAACAGGCTGCCCGTGAGATTCTCCAGGAGGGAGTGAACCAGATCCGTGAGTGGGACGTCACCGCAACGGGACATTTTGCGACTGGCAATCCCGTTGATCAGATTCCGCGCTTCGCCAATTCCCTGAAGATCGACTTGATTGTCATCGGGCATCATCCGGAAGGTTTTTTGCGCGCTGGTGGACCGGAAAAAACCATGCTTTGCTGCTGGACCGTGTGTTGTGCGGGGTTCTCTTCGAGGTGGCCTGAAGAGATTGTTGACTCCACGGGTCAATGA